One Cupriavidus oxalaticus genomic region harbors:
- a CDS encoding TetR/AcrR family transcriptional regulator produces the protein MQKGQLTRHAIIQQAFDTAAKVGFEQLSLATLAADTSMSKSGLYAHFKSKEALQQAVLDLAIERFGDIVVRPAMRQPRGMPRLQALFDGYLEWLGGTVTQGRCLFMALGQEYRDRPGMIRDLVVQSLKDWHSTVARVAGDAIDEGQFGTGVEPRQFAFELSGIGMAFQQSFKLLGRADAEAMARRAFGALVARAAEGATQG, from the coding sequence ATGCAAAAGGGACAACTCACCCGCCACGCCATCATCCAGCAGGCGTTCGATACCGCGGCCAAGGTCGGCTTCGAGCAGCTGTCGCTGGCCACACTCGCAGCGGACACCAGTATGTCCAAGAGCGGCCTGTATGCGCACTTCAAGTCCAAGGAGGCGCTGCAGCAGGCGGTGCTGGACCTCGCCATCGAACGCTTTGGCGACATCGTGGTGCGGCCGGCAATGCGCCAGCCACGCGGCATGCCGCGGCTGCAGGCCCTGTTCGACGGCTACCTGGAGTGGCTGGGCGGGACGGTGACGCAGGGCCGGTGCCTGTTCATGGCGCTGGGGCAGGAATACCGCGACCGGCCGGGCATGATCCGGGACCTGGTGGTGCAGTCGCTGAAGGACTGGCACAGCACCGTGGCACGCGTGGCGGGCGATGCGATCGACGAAGGCCAGTTCGGCACGGGCGTGGAACCGCGCCAGTTTGCCTTCGAACTGTCCGGCATCGGCATGGCGTTCCAGCAGTCGTTCAAGCTGCTGGGCCGCGCCGATGCCGAGGCCATGGCGCGGCGCGCGTTTGGCGCGCTGGTGGCACGCGCCGCCGAGGGCGCGACGCAGGGCTGA
- a CDS encoding alpha/beta fold hydrolase, producing MTQAVSSSSPAASAGPAPVAKAPGNRPAALPAWQRLRWQAGSLVSPSATARALERLWFTPPRAAPTSAARRFLDSARSDWALVTGQGPSRRVRVYRWGDAGPVVLLAHGWGGHAGQWHAVADSLVAAGMRVVAFDALSHGASDAGTRGAAQTSVLEMSRSLLAAAWHAGPVHAVVAHSLGGAATALALREGLPARAAVLVGAPADMHAACAALAWQLGIAPAVLARMQRHSERWLGMPWSAFNVPEIGRSRPVPPTLVIHDRGDKEVRWEDGAAIAGAWPGAELVTTEGLGHRRILQDAAVIGRIADFVRPREAGTEMAPAAALAVN from the coding sequence GTGACGCAAGCAGTTTCTTCCTCTTCCCCGGCGGCTTCCGCCGGCCCGGCGCCGGTCGCCAAGGCACCGGGTAACCGACCCGCCGCACTGCCCGCTTGGCAACGGCTGCGCTGGCAGGCGGGCAGCCTGGTATCGCCATCCGCCACCGCGCGTGCGCTCGAGCGCCTCTGGTTCACGCCGCCGCGCGCCGCCCCGACGTCGGCGGCCCGCCGCTTCCTGGACAGCGCCCGCAGCGACTGGGCGCTGGTGACCGGTCAGGGGCCCAGCCGCCGCGTGCGCGTCTACCGTTGGGGCGATGCCGGCCCGGTGGTATTGCTCGCCCACGGCTGGGGCGGCCATGCCGGGCAATGGCATGCGGTGGCCGACAGCCTGGTGGCAGCCGGCATGCGGGTGGTCGCCTTCGATGCGCTATCGCACGGCGCTTCGGATGCAGGCACGCGCGGCGCGGCGCAGACCTCGGTACTGGAAATGTCGCGCTCGCTGCTGGCCGCCGCCTGGCACGCCGGCCCGGTCCACGCCGTGGTGGCGCATTCGCTGGGCGGGGCGGCCACCGCGCTGGCGCTGCGTGAGGGCCTGCCGGCACGCGCCGCGGTGCTGGTCGGCGCGCCGGCCGACATGCACGCCGCGTGCGCGGCGCTGGCCTGGCAGCTCGGCATCGCGCCGGCGGTCCTGGCCCGCATGCAGCGGCACAGCGAGCGCTGGCTCGGCATGCCGTGGTCGGCGTTCAACGTACCGGAGATCGGGCGCTCGCGTCCGGTGCCGCCCACGCTGGTGATCCATGACCGCGGCGACAAGGAGGTGCGCTGGGAAGACGGCGCCGCGATCGCCGGCGCCTGGCCCGGCGCGGAACTGGTCACCACCGAGGGGCTGGGCCATCGCCGCATCCTGCAGGACGCCGCCGTGATCGGCCGGATCGCCGACTTTGTCCGGCCCAGGGAAGCGGGCACAGAGATGGCCCCGGCCGCCGCCCTCGCAGTGAACTGA
- a CDS encoding DUF2917 domain-containing protein produces the protein MFLVSNDMTATLPARSSLRLVADPGEHVAVRCTEGELWLIRDGDPKDTSLAASESFTVPEAGTIDLYAVTRASLRVTRCRTGAAGTRGWRHWLARFLPSQRAGYSGTHR, from the coding sequence ATGTTCCTGGTAAGCAACGATATGACCGCCACCCTGCCCGCACGCAGTTCGCTGCGGCTGGTGGCCGATCCGGGCGAGCACGTCGCGGTGCGCTGCACCGAGGGCGAGCTATGGCTGATCCGTGACGGCGATCCGAAAGACACTTCCCTCGCCGCCAGCGAATCGTTCACGGTGCCGGAGGCTGGCACCATAGACCTCTATGCCGTCACCCGGGCCAGCTTGCGTGTCACGCGCTGCCGGACGGGGGCGGCGGGTACGCGCGGCTGGCGGCACTGGCTTGCTCGTTTTCTGCCGTCGCAACGTGCCGGCTATTCGGGTACACACCGCTGA